The DNA segment ACTCTCGGTGGCGGGCATTCACTTTGTGTTTGCCGTTGCTAAAGCGTTTAGCCAGTTGCTCGGCCACGTAAACCGATCTGTGTTGACCGCCGGTACAGCCGATGGCGATGGTCAGATAGCTGCGGTTATTACGCTCTAAGTGGGGTAACCAAGTCTCGAGTAAATTCTCAATTTGCCAGATGAACTTATTAACCAGTGGCTGGCGATTTAAAAACTCTGCCACAGGTTCATCTAAGCCGGTGAGGGGGCGCAACTCAGGCTCCCAATGGGGATTGGGTAAAAAGCGCACATCGAACATAAAGTCGGCTTCGGTTGGCATACCATGCTTAAAACCGAAGGACTCGAAGTTGATCACCAGTTCCTTATCGACACTGCCAAGCAGGATTTGCCGTACTTGGTCGCTGAGTTCATAGATATTCAGATTCGAGGTATCTATGTAGTGATCCATCTGCTGTGACAGGGGCTCGAGCAATTTGCCTTCAAGCTTAATAGCTTCTTGTAGTGATACTCGGCTCTTAGATAAGGGATGTAAGCGCCGAGTCTCGCTGTAGCGCTTTAACAGTACTTTATCGCTGGAATTTAAGAAGAAGCTGGTAAGTTCAGTGCCCTCTGGCAGGCTGGCGAGCTGTTTGACGAGTACCTTGTCTTGCTCCGGCAGGTTACGCACGTCGACGCTGATGGCGACGAGATCGTTACTGCCCTTGAGCTGTTCGAGTAAGCTGCCAATCAGCGGCAAAGGAAGATTATCGACACAATAGTAGCCGAGATCTTCAAGCACTCTCAGTGCGACCGATTTGCCTGAGCCTGAGCGCCCTGACACTATGACCAGTTTCATCCAGTGATTACCTGATAGAGTTCCGTTTCATCATGCGTCTTGCGCAATTGCTTCAATATTTGCTTGTCGCTGAGCTTTTCAGCCATGCAGGACAAAGTGCTTAAGTGCTGTTGACATTGGTCAGCAGGCACCAGCAGCGCAAATAAAATGTCGACAGGTTGTTTATCGATAGCATCAAAGGCTATCGGCTCCTCACATTTCACCAATATGGCTATGGGTTGTGTTATATCGGTTAATCGACCATGTGGAATGGCGATGCCGTTACCTATACCTGTGCTCCCCATCTTTTCGCGCGCCACTAGGCTTTCGAAGATCTCTTGAGATGAGAGGGTGGGGTACTGGGCAGCGGCTAAGTCGCTGATAAGTTCCAGTACCTTTTTCTTACTGCCCGGAGTGGCGCAGGTCGTGCATTCCGGCCGCAGTATGGTACGAAGTTCCATTGCTAGTGTTTTGTTAACTTCTCTTTGTGTTTAATAACCTGACGATCAAGCTTGTCGATCAGGACGTCTATGGCAGCATACATATCTGCATGCTCTGAAGTCGCGAAGACTTCACCACCGGTGAGGTTGATTCTCGCTTCGGCAATTTGTTGCATTTTCTCAACATTGAGCACAACGTGCACATTATTGATCTGTTCGAAATGACGTTCAAGTTTTGAAAACTTTTCCTCAACATAAGCCCGTAACGATTCAGTAATCTCGATATGGTGTCCACTCAGGTTTATTTGCATATAAACGTCCTCCGATTTCCACTTTAGGCTATAAACTTTTACGCTGATTGGAAGGGGGAATAAGCATCGCCTCTCGGTACTTCGCAATGGTTCTGCGCGCAACGTTAATTCCCTGTTCTGCCAGAAGCTGCGCCATCTTGCTGTCGCTTAATGGTTTTTTCTGGTTTTCCGCTGCAACCAGTTTCTTAATGAAGGCTCTGATTGCCGTGGATGAGCACTCACCGCCATCATCAGTCCCGACGTGGCTTGAGAAGAAATATTTTAGTTCAAAAAGTCCCTTTGGGGTATGCATGTATTTTTGTGTGGTCACCCGTGAAATGGTGGACTCATGCATCTCTACCG comes from the Shewanella mangrovisoli genome and includes:
- the rapZ gene encoding RNase adapter RapZ, producing MKLVIVSGRSGSGKSVALRVLEDLGYYCVDNLPLPLIGSLLEQLKGSNDLVAISVDVRNLPEQDKVLVKQLASLPEGTELTSFFLNSSDKVLLKRYSETRRLHPLSKSRVSLQEAIKLEGKLLEPLSQQMDHYIDTSNLNIYELSDQVRQILLGSVDKELVINFESFGFKHGMPTEADFMFDVRFLPNPHWEPELRPLTGLDEPVAEFLNRQPLVNKFIWQIENLLETWLPHLERNNRSYLTIAIGCTGGQHRSVYVAEQLAKRFSNGKHKVNARHRELSHAKA
- the ptsN gene encoding PTS IIA-like nitrogen regulatory protein PtsN codes for the protein MELRTILRPECTTCATPGSKKKVLELISDLAAAQYPTLSSQEIFESLVAREKMGSTGIGNGIAIPHGRLTDITQPIAILVKCEEPIAFDAIDKQPVDILFALLVPADQCQQHLSTLSCMAEKLSDKQILKQLRKTHDETELYQVITG
- the hpf gene encoding ribosome hibernation promoting factor translates to MQINLSGHHIEITESLRAYVEEKFSKLERHFEQINNVHVVLNVEKMQQIAEARINLTGGEVFATSEHADMYAAIDVLIDKLDRQVIKHKEKLTKH